Proteins from one Bacteroides zhangwenhongii genomic window:
- a CDS encoding carbohydrate-binding family 9-like protein, giving the protein MKVKKISAANVEACSLPKLFDEEKIDFQPIQCVNWAEYPYKPKVNFRIAHTQDSILLHFKVKEESIRARYGEDNGSVWTDSCVEFFSIPADDGVYYNIECNCIGTILIGAGPARNGREHAPKEITALVQRWSSLGNVPFEEQADESGWEVALIIPYKVFFKHQIDSLDGKEIKANFYKCGDELQTPHFLSWNPIEIEKPDFHRPDFFGTLEFE; this is encoded by the coding sequence ATGAAAGTAAAGAAAATTAGTGCGGCTAACGTAGAGGCTTGTTCGCTTCCGAAATTGTTCGATGAAGAAAAGATTGATTTCCAACCCATTCAATGTGTTAATTGGGCTGAGTATCCCTACAAGCCTAAAGTAAATTTTCGCATAGCTCACACGCAGGACTCTATTTTGTTGCATTTTAAGGTAAAGGAAGAGAGTATACGTGCCAGATATGGAGAAGATAATGGTTCTGTATGGACCGACTCCTGTGTAGAATTCTTTTCTATACCGGCAGATGATGGGGTGTATTATAATATTGAATGTAATTGTATCGGAACGATTCTGATTGGTGCAGGTCCTGCACGCAATGGCCGTGAACATGCTCCGAAAGAAATAACCGCCCTTGTGCAACGCTGGTCCAGTTTGGGTAATGTGCCTTTTGAAGAACAGGCTGACGAATCCGGTTGGGAAGTAGCCTTGATCATTCCTTATAAAGTGTTCTTCAAACATCAGATTGATTCCCTTGATGGAAAAGAGATAAAAGCTAACTTCTATAAATGTGGTGATGAGTTGCAGACTCCCCATTTCCTGTCATGGAATCCGATAGAAATAGAGAAACCGGATTTCCATCGTCCCGACTTTTTCGGAACACTGGAGTTTGAATAG
- the lpxA gene encoding acyl-ACP--UDP-N-acetylglucosamine O-acyltransferase, with protein sequence MISPLAYVDPEAKLGKNVTVLPFAYIEKNVEIGDDCIIMSYASILKGTKMGKGNKVHQNAVLGAEPQDFHFTGEESSLIIGDNNDIRENVVISRATFAGNATKIGNGNYLMDKVHLCHDVQINNNCVVGIGSTIAGECTLDDCVILSGNVTLHQYCHIGSWTLVQSGCRISKDVPPYVIMSGNPVAYHGVNAVVLSQHRNTSERVLRHIANAYRLIYQGNFSVQDAVQKIIDQVPMSEEIENIVNFVKNSERGIVK encoded by the coding sequence ATGATTAGTCCGTTAGCTTACGTAGACCCCGAAGCAAAATTAGGTAAGAATGTAACAGTTCTGCCTTTTGCCTACATTGAAAAGAATGTAGAGATCGGAGATGATTGCATCATCATGTCTTACGCTAGTATCCTGAAAGGTACTAAAATGGGAAAAGGGAACAAGGTACATCAGAATGCCGTTCTCGGAGCGGAACCGCAAGATTTCCACTTTACGGGAGAAGAGAGCAGCCTGATTATCGGTGACAACAATGATATTCGCGAGAACGTAGTTATCAGCCGTGCTACATTTGCCGGCAATGCTACTAAAATAGGAAATGGCAATTATCTGATGGATAAAGTACATCTTTGCCATGACGTACAGATCAACAACAACTGTGTAGTTGGTATTGGTAGTACCATTGCCGGAGAGTGTACATTGGACGATTGCGTTATCCTAAGTGGTAATGTTACGTTACATCAATATTGTCATATCGGTAGCTGGACGCTCGTACAGAGTGGTTGCCGCATATCCAAGGATGTACCTCCATACGTTATCATGTCGGGAAATCCGGTGGCATATCACGGAGTAAATGCCGTAGTTCTGTCACAACACCGCAATACTTCGGAAAGAGTCCTCCGGCACATTGCCAATGCATATCGCCTGATTTACCAAGGTAACTTCAGTGTGCAGGATGCAGTGCAGAAAATTATCGATCAAGTGCCAATGAGTGAGGAGATCGAGAATATCGTAAACTTCGTGAAGAACTCGGAAAGAGGTATCGTGAAATAA
- a CDS encoding TolC family protein, translating to MKKQILYMLCATALLSSCHIYKSYDRPEDITTSGLYRDPVADNDTLVSDTTNFGNLPWREVFTDPQLQSLIEAGLNQNTDLLSAAQNVKAAQASLMSARLAYAPSLGLSPQGTISSFNKNAATKTYSLPVTASWQVDLFGQLLNSKRNAQVTLKQVKAYRQAVQTQVISNVANMYYTLLMLDRQLEITKETAEILKRNAETMEAMKDAAMYNINSAGVEQSKAAYAQVLATIPDIEQSIRETENALSTFLGEAPHAIKRGVLEAQVLPTELSAGIPIQLLSNRPDVKAAEMSLASCYYDTNSARAAFYPQITLSGSAGWTNNSGAGIVNPGKLLASVVGSLTQPLFYRGQNIARLKAAKAQEEQAKLSFQQALLNAGSEVSNALSLYQKTSEKVESRKMQVESAQKASEDTKELFNLGTSTYLEVLSAQQSYLSAQLSQVSDCFDQMQAVVSLYQALGGGR from the coding sequence ATGAAGAAACAGATTCTATATATGTTGTGTGCAACTGCTCTCTTGAGCAGCTGCCACATCTATAAGTCGTATGACAGACCCGAAGATATCACAACTTCCGGCCTGTATCGCGATCCGGTAGCGGATAACGATACACTGGTTTCGGATACGACCAACTTCGGTAATCTGCCGTGGAGAGAAGTCTTCACCGACCCGCAACTACAGTCTCTCATCGAAGCGGGACTGAACCAAAATACTGACCTCTTGTCTGCCGCGCAGAATGTGAAAGCCGCACAAGCCTCCCTGATGTCTGCACGTCTGGCTTATGCCCCATCTTTGGGATTGTCTCCACAAGGAACAATCAGCAGCTTTAACAAGAATGCAGCTACAAAAACTTATTCATTACCGGTTACAGCCAGTTGGCAAGTCGATTTGTTCGGTCAGTTACTGAACTCAAAACGGAATGCACAGGTTACTTTGAAACAGGTTAAGGCATACCGTCAGGCTGTACAAACTCAAGTAATCTCAAATGTAGCCAATATGTACTACACGTTGTTAATGCTTGACCGCCAACTGGAAATAACTAAAGAGACGGCCGAAATTCTGAAGCGCAATGCCGAAACAATGGAAGCGATGAAAGATGCAGCAATGTACAACATCAATTCAGCCGGTGTTGAACAAAGTAAAGCTGCTTATGCACAAGTACTTGCTACCATTCCTGATATCGAACAAAGTATCCGTGAAACGGAGAACGCCCTGTCTACTTTTTTAGGAGAAGCTCCTCATGCCATCAAGCGTGGCGTATTGGAAGCACAAGTACTTCCGACCGAGCTTTCTGCAGGCATACCTATTCAATTGTTATCCAACCGTCCGGATGTAAAAGCAGCCGAAATGTCACTGGCAAGTTGCTACTATGACACCAACTCCGCACGTGCCGCTTTCTATCCGCAAATCACACTCAGCGGTTCGGCAGGATGGACAAACAATTCAGGAGCAGGGATCGTTAATCCCGGTAAATTATTGGCTTCCGTTGTTGGTTCACTGACACAGCCTTTGTTCTATCGGGGACAGAACATCGCTCGCTTGAAAGCTGCCAAAGCGCAGGAGGAACAGGCTAAATTATCTTTCCAACAGGCCTTATTGAATGCCGGTAGTGAGGTTAGCAACGCGTTAAGTCTATACCAAAAGACCAGCGAAAAGGTAGAATCCAGAAAAATGCAGGTAGAATCTGCACAGAAAGCTTCGGAAGATACAAAAGAATTGTTTAACTTAGGAACCTCAACCTATCTGGAAGTACTGTCTGCACAACAATCCTATTTGAGTGCACAGCTCTCTCAGGTGTCCGACTGCTTTGATCAGATGCAAGCTGTAGTAAGCCTCTATCAGGCATTGGGTGGTGGAAGATAA
- a CDS encoding efflux RND transporter permease subunit, with protein MKLDNFINRPVLSTVISILIVILGAIGLATLPITQYPDIAPPTVSVRATYTGASASTVLNSVIAPLEEQINGVENMMYMTSTASNTGSGDISIYFKQGTDPDMAAVNVQNRVSMAQGLLPAEVTKVGVTTQKRQTSMLVVFSLYDETDTYSESFIENYAKINLIPQVQRVQGVGDANVLGQDYSMRIWLRPDVMAQYKLVPGDVSAALAEQNVEAAPGQFGERSNQTFQYTIRYKGRLQQPEEFENIVIKSLPDGEVLRLKDIAEIQLDRLGYNFTNRVDGHKSVTCIVYQMAGTNATQTISDIEQLLDEASKTLPTGLKLNISMNANDFLFASIHEVLKTLIEAFILVFIVVYIFLQDLRSTLIPTIAIPVALIGTFFILSLVGFSLNLLTLCALVLAIAIVVDDAIVVVEGVHAKLDQGYTSARLASIDAMNELGGAIVSITLVMMAVFVPVSFMGGTAGTFYRQFGMTMAIAIGLSALNALTLSPALCAVLLKPHKKEDGTEDSTLKERMKVAYTAAHTTMINRYTEAIGKMLHPGITLTFTIIAILGMIFGFFSLNPVVTAIFVLLSILALIGMSTKKFKNRFNDTYESILKRYKKRVLFFIQKKWLSMGLVTASIVLLIFFMNTTPTGMVPNEDTGTLMGAVTLPPGTSQDRSEKILARVDSLIASDPAVLSRTMISGFSFIGGQGPSYGSFIIKLKDWDERSMIQNSDVVVGSLYMRAQKIIKEAQVLFFAPPMIPGYSASTDIEVNMQDKTGGDLNKFFDVVNDYTAALEARPEINSAKTSFNPNFPQYMIDIDAAACKKAGISPSDILTTMQGYYGGLYASNFNRFGKMYRVMIQSDPLSRKNLESLKNIKVRNSAGEMAPIAQFISVEKVYGPDIISRFNLYTSMKVMVAPASGYTSGQALAALAEVAQENLPTGYTYELGGMAREEAQSSGSATGLIFVLCFVFVYLLLSAQYESYILPLAVLLSVPFGLLGSFLFVNGVSALGNISALKMILGTMSNNIYMQIALIMLMGLLAKNAILIVEFALDRRKMGMSITWAAVLGAGARLRPILMTSLAMVVGLLPLMFAFGVGAHGNRTLGTASIGGMLIGMICQIFIVPVLFVIFQYLQEKVKPMEWEDIDNTDAVTEIEQYAK; from the coding sequence ATCAACTGCATCCAATACGGGTTCCGGTGATATTTCCATCTATTTTAAACAAGGAACAGACCCGGACATGGCTGCCGTCAATGTACAAAACCGTGTCTCCATGGCACAAGGTCTGTTGCCTGCCGAAGTAACCAAAGTCGGTGTAACCACACAGAAACGCCAGACTTCCATGTTGGTAGTATTCTCTCTCTATGACGAGACAGATACATATAGCGAATCATTTATTGAAAACTACGCTAAGATCAACTTGATTCCTCAGGTTCAACGTGTACAGGGTGTAGGTGATGCAAACGTTTTGGGGCAGGACTATTCTATGCGTATCTGGTTGAGACCGGATGTCATGGCACAGTACAAACTTGTTCCCGGTGATGTCTCTGCAGCCTTAGCGGAACAGAATGTCGAAGCTGCTCCCGGACAATTCGGTGAACGCAGTAATCAGACATTCCAATATACCATCCGCTACAAAGGACGTCTGCAACAACCGGAAGAGTTTGAAAACATCGTTATCAAATCTCTGCCTGACGGTGAGGTACTCCGCTTGAAAGATATAGCAGAAATTCAATTGGATCGTTTGGGTTATAACTTTACAAACCGTGTAGACGGCCACAAGTCAGTAACCTGTATCGTATACCAGATGGCAGGAACCAATGCAACACAGACCATCAGTGATATTGAGCAACTGCTGGATGAAGCATCAAAAACCTTGCCTACCGGATTGAAGCTTAACATTTCCATGAATGCCAATGACTTCTTGTTCGCTTCTATTCACGAGGTGTTGAAGACATTGATCGAGGCATTTATCCTGGTGTTTATTGTGGTATATATCTTCTTGCAGGATTTACGTTCTACGTTGATTCCAACCATTGCCATTCCGGTAGCTCTTATCGGTACTTTCTTTATCCTGTCTTTGGTAGGATTCAGTTTGAACTTGCTGACATTATGTGCGCTCGTCCTAGCCATTGCGATTGTGGTCGACGATGCCATTGTGGTCGTCGAGGGTGTGCATGCCAAGCTTGACCAAGGTTATACTTCCGCCCGTCTGGCTTCTATCGACGCCATGAATGAACTGGGTGGTGCTATCGTATCTATTACGTTAGTCATGATGGCCGTGTTCGTCCCGGTAAGTTTCATGGGAGGTACGGCAGGAACATTCTATCGCCAGTTCGGTATGACTATGGCTATCGCTATCGGTTTGTCTGCATTGAACGCTTTGACATTGAGTCCGGCTTTGTGTGCTGTTCTTCTAAAACCGCATAAAAAGGAAGATGGAACGGAAGATTCGACATTGAAGGAACGTATGAAAGTAGCTTATACGGCAGCTCATACGACCATGATCAACAGATACACCGAAGCTATCGGAAAAATGCTACATCCGGGAATCACACTTACTTTCACGATTATTGCTATTCTCGGTATGATTTTCGGTTTCTTCAGTCTCAATCCGGTGGTTACCGCAATTTTTGTACTTCTTAGTATCCTGGCACTGATCGGTATGAGTACGAAGAAGTTCAAGAACAGATTCAACGATACATACGAGTCTATCCTGAAACGTTACAAAAAACGTGTATTGTTCTTTATTCAGAAGAAATGGCTGTCTATGGGATTAGTTACCGCCTCTATCGTACTGCTTATATTCTTCATGAACACCACGCCGACAGGTATGGTACCGAACGAAGATACCGGAACCTTGATGGGAGCAGTAACATTGCCGCCGGGTACATCACAAGACCGTTCTGAGAAAATCTTGGCACGCGTAGACAGTCTGATCGCTTCTGACCCTGCTGTATTATCACGAACCATGATTTCCGGATTTAGCTTCATCGGTGGTCAGGGACCTTCTTACGGTTCTTTCATCATCAAGCTAAAGGACTGGGATGAACGTTCTATGATACAGAACTCGGACGTTGTAGTCGGCTCCTTATATATGCGCGCACAGAAGATTATCAAAGAAGCACAGGTATTGTTCTTCGCTCCTCCTATGATCCCGGGATATTCGGCATCTACAGATATCGAGGTGAATATGCAGGATAAGACCGGTGGTGACTTGAACAAGTTCTTTGATGTAGTAAATGATTACACGGCAGCCTTGGAAGCACGTCCGGAAATCAACTCGGCAAAAACATCTTTCAACCCGAACTTCCCGCAATATATGATCGACATCGATGCGGCGGCTTGTAAGAAAGCTGGTATCAGTCCGAGCGATATCCTTACAACTATGCAAGGATATTATGGAGGTCTGTATGCATCTAACTTCAACCGTTTTGGTAAGATGTATCGTGTTATGATTCAGTCTGATCCATTGTCACGTAAGAATCTGGAATCTCTGAAGAATATCAAGGTACGCAACAGTGCAGGTGAAATGGCTCCGATCGCCCAGTTCATCTCTGTAGAGAAGGTATATGGTCCGGATATTATCAGCCGTTTCAACCTTTATACTTCCATGAAGGTGATGGTAGCTCCTGCCAGTGGTTATACCTCCGGTCAGGCACTGGCTGCTCTTGCAGAGGTTGCTCAAGAAAACCTGCCTACCGGTTATACCTATGAATTAGGAGGTATGGCACGTGAAGAGGCTCAGAGTAGCGGAAGTGCTACCGGGCTGATATTTGTGCTCTGTTTCGTATTCGTTTACTTATTATTGAGTGCGCAGTACGAAAGTTACATACTTCCATTGGCCGTATTGCTATCCGTTCCGTTCGGTCTGTTAGGTAGCTTCCTGTTTGTCAACGGTGTAAGTGCACTCGGTAATATCTCAGCGTTGAAGATGATTCTCGGTACGATGTCCAACAATATCTATATGCAGATTGCATTGATCATGTTGATGGGTCTGTTGGCAAAGAATGCCATCTTGATTGTAGAGTTTGCCCTCGACCGCCGTAAAATGGGTATGAGTATCACTTGGGCAGCCGTATTGGGTGCCGGTGCCCGTCTCCGCCCGATTTTGATGACATCCTTGGCTATGGTAGTCGGTTTGCTTCCGTTGATGTTTGCTTTCGGTGTAGGTGCTCACGGTAACCGTACACTGGGTACTGCTTCTATCGGAGGTATGTTAATCGGTATGATCTGCCAGATCTTTATCGTTCCTGTTTTATTCGTTATCTTCCAGTATCTGCAAGAGAAAGTTAAACCGATGGAATGGGAAGATATTGACAATACAGATGCTGTAACAGAGATTGAACAATACGCTAAATAA